A single window of Mycobacterium sp. ITM-2016-00318 DNA harbors:
- the recD gene encoding exodeoxyribonuclease V subunit alpha has translation MTTMEWRRARSATGLLQTFGEADVLESSDVHVAQRLTTLASETDQTVALAIALAVRALRNGSVCVDMRSVEQQVGVDGLPWPEVDGWLAAIQASTLAGSPPALRLYGDLLYLDRYWLEEQQVCDDVHTMIAVKPEKVSPDVDRLFPTGFEEQRAAAKVALAQGLTVLTGGPGTGKTTTVARLLALLASGTRLRIALAAPTGKAAARLQEAVQLEVDKLDAADREALSGMHATTLHRLLGSRPDTSARFRHNRGNRLPHDVIVVDETSMVSLTMMARLLEAVRPDARLILVGDPDQLASVEAGAVLADLVDGLDTSKLAALKTPHRFGESIGALASAIREGEADTAIEVLRAGGDHIEWIGTDQPSEHLRTVVVPQALRLREAALLGNAEVALQTLDEHRLLCAHRRGPYGVRFWNRQVERWLAEDTGDPIWSDWYAGRPVLVTANDYGLGLYNGDTGVTLMRDGVLRAVIAGSQRQEFATSRLSDVETMHAMTIHKSQGSQADEVTVLLPQEDSRLLMRELFYTAVTRAKSKVRVVGAESAVRAAVERRAVRASGLARRLSG, from the coding sequence ATGACGACGATGGAATGGCGCAGAGCGCGCAGCGCGACGGGACTGCTGCAGACGTTCGGCGAGGCAGACGTGCTGGAGTCGTCGGATGTGCACGTGGCGCAGCGGCTCACGACGTTGGCCTCCGAGACCGACCAGACGGTCGCTTTGGCGATCGCGCTGGCGGTGCGCGCGCTGCGGAACGGCTCGGTGTGCGTGGACATGCGGTCGGTCGAGCAGCAGGTCGGCGTCGACGGGCTGCCGTGGCCGGAGGTCGACGGCTGGCTCGCCGCGATCCAGGCGAGCACGTTGGCAGGCAGTCCGCCTGCGCTGCGGCTCTATGGTGACTTGCTGTACCTCGACCGCTACTGGCTGGAGGAGCAGCAGGTGTGCGACGACGTGCACACGATGATCGCGGTGAAGCCGGAGAAGGTGTCGCCCGACGTCGACCGGCTGTTCCCCACCGGTTTCGAAGAGCAGCGCGCGGCGGCGAAAGTGGCTCTGGCGCAAGGCTTGACTGTGCTGACCGGCGGTCCCGGCACGGGTAAGACGACGACGGTCGCTCGGCTGCTGGCACTGCTGGCCAGCGGGACGCGGCTGCGGATCGCGCTGGCGGCGCCGACGGGTAAGGCGGCCGCGCGTCTGCAGGAAGCGGTCCAGCTGGAGGTCGACAAGCTCGACGCCGCCGACCGGGAGGCGCTGTCAGGCATGCACGCGACGACCCTGCACCGGCTGCTCGGCAGCAGGCCGGACACGTCGGCCCGGTTCCGCCACAACCGGGGCAACCGGCTGCCGCACGACGTGATCGTCGTCGACGAGACGTCGATGGTGTCGTTGACGATGATGGCCCGGCTGCTGGAGGCGGTGCGGCCCGATGCGCGGCTGATCCTGGTCGGCGACCCGGACCAGCTGGCGTCGGTGGAGGCGGGCGCGGTGCTGGCGGATCTGGTCGACGGGCTGGACACCTCCAAGCTGGCGGCGCTGAAGACGCCGCACCGGTTCGGGGAGTCGATCGGCGCGTTGGCGTCGGCGATCCGCGAGGGCGAGGCGGATACGGCGATCGAGGTGCTGCGGGCGGGCGGCGACCACATCGAGTGGATCGGTACCGATCAACCGTCGGAGCATCTGCGCACGGTTGTTGTGCCGCAGGCACTTCGGCTGCGGGAAGCGGCGCTCCTCGGCAACGCCGAGGTGGCGCTGCAGACGCTCGACGAGCACCGGCTGCTGTGCGCGCACCGGCGCGGGCCGTACGGGGTGCGGTTCTGGAACCGGCAGGTCGAGCGGTGGCTGGCCGAGGACACCGGCGACCCGATCTGGTCGGACTGGTATGCCGGCAGGCCAGTGCTGGTGACTGCCAACGACTACGGGCTGGGGCTTTACAACGGCGACACGGGCGTGACTCTGATGCGCGACGGCGTGCTGCGGGCGGTGATCGCGGGATCGCAGCGGCAGGAGTTCGCGACGAGCCGGCTCTCGGACGTCGAAACGATGCACGCGATGACGATCCACAAGAGCCAGGGCAGTCAGGCCGACGAGGTGACGGTGCTGCTGCCGCAGGAGGATTCGCGGCTGCTGATGCGCGAACTGTTCTACACGGCGGTCACCCGCGCGAAGTCAAAGGTGCGTGTCGTCGGCGCCGAATCCGCGGTGCGGGCCGCGGTCGAGCGGCGAGCCGTGCGCGCATCCGGGTTGGCACGCCGTCTTAGCGGCTGA
- a CDS encoding peptide ligase PGM1-related protein, which yields MTQLQAPSRTLGQLNEGDRYEAFDGLQLSMGDAWDSIQKNLEDESVVVVPSISIERTTASSGTVMQAMEERALFLLLLLRQPRLRMIYVTSQPISEAIIEYYLGLLPGVIPSHARARLTLVPVGDGSPTSLSAKLLARPRLLREIRSLIPNSERCHLIPYNTTPLERDVALSLGIPMYGADPRLVDMGSKTGCRRMFEECGVQYPIGAEDLHSVDDIVAAVKGMRARRPSMKHAIVKINEGVSGSGNASMDLDGLPEPGAPDEAAAIADRLQQIRPEAEGMPVDVFLAAFAKDGGIVEERIIGVELESPSVQMRALPDGTVELLSTHDQLLGGASGQKYLGCVFPANQGYAAAIAEPAMVVGRHLAQRGVLGRFAVDFVTVKDESGGWTPYAIELNLRKGGTTHPFLTLQFLCGGTYDGERGVFLTPEGLSKYLVATDHLEDDRLKVLTVDDLFDVVVQHGIHFDQSRRTGVVFHMISCLTECGRIGMTAVGDSPEEAWRLYQEAETVLLREADLALQEEAVIR from the coding sequence ATGACGCAACTCCAAGCCCCGAGCCGGACTCTGGGTCAACTCAACGAAGGCGACCGCTACGAAGCGTTCGACGGCCTGCAGCTGTCGATGGGTGACGCGTGGGACTCGATCCAGAAGAACCTCGAAGACGAATCCGTCGTCGTGGTCCCGTCGATCAGCATCGAGCGCACCACCGCGTCCAGCGGCACCGTGATGCAGGCGATGGAGGAACGCGCCCTGTTCCTGCTGCTGCTTCTGCGGCAGCCGCGGCTGCGGATGATCTACGTGACGTCGCAACCGATCTCCGAAGCGATCATCGAGTACTACCTCGGGCTGCTTCCCGGCGTCATCCCCAGCCACGCCCGCGCCCGACTCACGCTGGTGCCGGTCGGCGACGGGTCCCCGACATCGCTGAGCGCCAAGCTGTTGGCGCGTCCGAGGCTGCTGCGCGAAATCCGTTCGCTGATCCCGAATTCCGAACGCTGCCACCTGATTCCGTACAACACCACACCGCTGGAACGCGATGTCGCACTGTCACTCGGCATCCCGATGTACGGGGCCGACCCGCGGCTGGTCGACATGGGCAGCAAGACAGGCTGCCGTCGCATGTTCGAAGAGTGCGGGGTGCAGTATCCAATCGGCGCCGAGGATCTCCACTCGGTCGACGACATCGTCGCCGCCGTGAAGGGCATGCGTGCGCGCCGACCGTCGATGAAACACGCGATCGTCAAGATCAACGAGGGAGTGTCGGGGTCGGGCAATGCGTCGATGGACCTCGACGGACTGCCGGAACCCGGCGCCCCGGACGAGGCGGCGGCGATCGCCGATCGGTTGCAGCAGATCCGGCCGGAGGCCGAGGGCATGCCGGTGGACGTCTTCCTCGCCGCGTTCGCGAAGGACGGCGGAATCGTCGAGGAGCGGATCATCGGGGTCGAGTTGGAGAGCCCGAGCGTGCAGATGCGGGCCCTGCCCGACGGCACCGTGGAGTTGTTGTCCACGCACGATCAACTCCTCGGCGGTGCGAGCGGCCAGAAGTATCTTGGCTGTGTGTTTCCGGCAAATCAGGGCTACGCCGCCGCCATCGCCGAGCCCGCGATGGTCGTCGGACGCCACCTCGCGCAACGCGGCGTACTAGGCCGCTTCGCAGTCGATTTCGTGACCGTTAAGGACGAGAGCGGCGGCTGGACGCCGTACGCGATCGAGTTGAACCTCCGCAAAGGGGGAACCACCCACCCGTTCCTGACCCTGCAGTTTCTGTGCGGCGGGACCTACGACGGCGAGCGCGGCGTCTTCCTGACGCCGGAAGGGCTGAGCAAGTATCTGGTCGCGACCGACCACCTCGAGGACGACCGCCTCAAGGTGCTGACGGTAGACGACCTCTTCGACGTCGTCGTGCAGCACGGCATCCACTTCGACCAGTCGCGGCGTACCGGAGTGGTGTTCCACATGATCAGCTGCCTGACCGAATGCGGTCGCATCGGCATGACCGCCGTCGGTGACAGTCCCGAGGAGGCGTGGCGGCTGTATCAGGAGGCGGAGACGGTGCTGCTGCGTGAGGCGGATCTGGCGCTGCAGGAAGAGGCGGTCATTCGCTAG
- a CDS encoding TIGR03617 family F420-dependent LLM class oxidoreductase: MQVDAMTVPQPLGKVSDLASNVQKAGFSGLLFTETGRTAYLNAAVASQAAPGLELSTGVAVAFPRSPFVTAAEAWELQEATGGNFRLGLGTQVRRHVVRRYGVEFEHPGPRLRDYVRAVKACFSAFRTGKLDHHGDFYSLDFITPQWSAGPIDAPDPAVDIAAVNPWMLRMAGEVADGVHVHPLGEPGYIARHVVPNVAAGAAKSGRSVRDIAVIVPVMTIVGDSDEERDRERESVRLSMSFYGSTPNYAFIWDEAGFEGTTARIREKQKAGDFTGMAAQITDEHIATFATESTWDGLADALREKYGDTATRLVLYNALSEPERIERYGAVAQRLSDRPSE; encoded by the coding sequence GTGCAAGTCGACGCGATGACGGTGCCGCAGCCGCTTGGCAAAGTGTCTGATCTGGCCAGCAATGTGCAGAAGGCGGGCTTCTCGGGGCTGCTGTTCACCGAGACGGGGCGGACGGCGTACCTCAACGCGGCGGTGGCGTCGCAGGCGGCGCCGGGGCTGGAGCTGTCGACGGGCGTGGCGGTGGCGTTCCCGCGGAGCCCGTTCGTAACCGCGGCGGAGGCGTGGGAGTTGCAGGAGGCGACGGGCGGAAACTTCCGGCTGGGCCTTGGCACGCAGGTGCGCAGGCATGTGGTGCGGCGGTACGGGGTGGAGTTCGAGCATCCGGGCCCGCGGTTGCGGGACTACGTGCGCGCGGTGAAGGCGTGCTTCTCGGCGTTCCGCACGGGGAAGCTCGATCACCACGGCGACTTCTACAGCCTGGACTTCATCACGCCGCAGTGGAGCGCGGGACCGATCGATGCGCCGGACCCTGCCGTGGATATCGCGGCCGTCAACCCGTGGATGCTGCGGATGGCCGGCGAGGTCGCCGACGGCGTGCATGTGCATCCGTTGGGCGAGCCGGGATACATCGCGCGGCACGTGGTACCGAATGTGGCTGCGGGAGCGGCGAAGTCGGGGCGATCGGTGCGCGATATCGCGGTGATCGTCCCGGTGATGACGATCGTCGGCGACAGCGATGAGGAGCGGGACAGGGAACGTGAGAGCGTTCGGTTGTCCATGAGCTTCTACGGGAGCACGCCGAACTACGCGTTCATCTGGGACGAGGCGGGGTTCGAGGGGACGACGGCGCGCATCAGGGAGAAGCAGAAGGCGGGCGACTTCACGGGCATGGCGGCGCAGATCACCGACGAGCACATCGCGACGTTCGCGACGGAGTCGACGTGGGACGGCCTGGCCGACGCGCTGCGAGAGAAGTACGGCGACACCGCGACGCGCCTTGTGCTGTACAACGCGTTGAGCGAGCCGGAGCGCATTGAGCGGTACGGGGCGGTCGCGCAACGTCTTTCGGACAGGCCTAGCGAATGA
- a CDS encoding adenylate/guanylate cyclase domain-containing protein — MDDPVTVLAVDDQSVNLRLLDAVLTPRGHRVLTASSGADGLALLETEDIDIVLLDVVMPVMDGYEVCRRIRSDPSTEFLPVVMITASGNEQRLNALMAGADDFITKPFDQSELLARVASLARIKRYHDTIRRQAAELAAWNAELESRVAEQVAELERTSRLRRFLSPQLADLVVSDEHLLESHRREIVVLFADLRNFTPFAETSEPEEVMGVLAEYHGAMGSLIHEYGGTLERFTGDGAMVFFNDPIRQDDAAERAVRMALRIRDAVNVLAVGWRRRGHDLALGQGIAQGFATLGRIGFEGRFDYAAIGSVTNLAARLCSDAGPWEVRITDRVLAAIEDMAVAEPVGDMQPKGFSRTVRVHNIREMNEVST, encoded by the coding sequence ATGGATGACCCCGTAACGGTGCTGGCTGTGGACGACCAGTCGGTCAACCTCCGCCTCCTCGACGCCGTATTGACTCCCCGCGGACATCGCGTGCTCACCGCTTCGTCGGGAGCCGACGGACTCGCGTTGCTCGAGACCGAGGACATCGACATCGTCCTTCTCGACGTGGTGATGCCCGTGATGGACGGCTACGAAGTCTGCCGCCGGATCCGGTCTGACCCATCGACGGAATTCCTTCCCGTGGTGATGATCACGGCCAGCGGGAACGAGCAGCGACTCAACGCGCTGATGGCCGGCGCCGACGACTTCATCACCAAACCGTTCGACCAGAGCGAACTGCTGGCAAGGGTGGCGTCGCTGGCCCGCATCAAGCGCTACCACGACACCATCCGGCGGCAGGCAGCCGAGCTGGCCGCGTGGAACGCCGAACTCGAATCGCGCGTCGCGGAGCAGGTCGCCGAGCTGGAGCGGACCAGCCGGTTGCGCCGCTTTCTGTCACCGCAATTGGCCGACCTCGTCGTCAGCGACGAACACCTGCTGGAAAGCCACCGCCGCGAGATCGTGGTGCTCTTCGCCGACCTGCGGAACTTCACCCCGTTCGCCGAGACCAGCGAGCCCGAGGAAGTGATGGGGGTGCTCGCGGAGTACCACGGGGCGATGGGGTCGTTGATTCACGAGTATGGGGGAACGCTGGAGCGGTTCACCGGTGACGGCGCCATGGTGTTTTTCAACGATCCGATCCGCCAGGACGACGCCGCGGAGCGTGCCGTCCGGATGGCCCTGCGGATCCGCGATGCGGTGAACGTCCTCGCCGTCGGCTGGCGGCGACGGGGGCACGATCTGGCTCTCGGACAAGGGATCGCGCAGGGCTTCGCGACACTCGGCCGGATCGGCTTCGAAGGCCGCTTCGACTACGCCGCGATCGGCAGTGTCACCAACCTCGCCGCGCGCCTGTGCTCGGACGCGGGGCCCTGGGAGGTGCGTATCACCGACCGCGTTCTCGCCGCGATCGAGGACATGGCCGTCGCCGAACCCGTCGGCGACATGCAACCCAAGGGATTCAGCCGAACGGTACGAGTCCATAACATCCGCGAAATGAACGAGGTGAGCACATGA
- a CDS encoding DUF1942 domain-containing protein: MDLRKVTGVVAGAAVFFGFGAPAPAAAADGHVFGLQQTVADAGGGEIGYTLTKFLPSGDAIPFPVSGRLYEVTVRADALNGMPTPAIPAFSAQSESGQSYPALAGVLTPQTFSGATLLPGGRSTGKVYFDAVGEAPTSVVYNNAGNTLTWIEAPTAPAEEEPAAEEEAPAEEPPAGGEEAPAESEGSDSGAADTEANGDVAAEEEG, translated from the coding sequence GTGGATCTGAGAAAAGTAACAGGCGTCGTCGCGGGCGCAGCTGTCTTCTTCGGCTTCGGCGCCCCGGCGCCCGCGGCAGCTGCCGACGGCCACGTGTTCGGCCTGCAGCAGACCGTCGCCGACGCGGGCGGCGGCGAGATCGGCTACACCCTCACCAAGTTCCTTCCCAGTGGGGACGCGATCCCGTTCCCGGTGTCCGGCCGGCTCTACGAAGTCACCGTGCGCGCCGACGCACTGAACGGCATGCCGACACCGGCGATACCCGCGTTCAGTGCGCAGTCCGAAAGCGGGCAGAGCTACCCGGCCCTCGCAGGCGTCTTGACACCGCAGACCTTCAGCGGCGCAACCCTGCTGCCCGGCGGGCGTTCGACCGGCAAGGTCTACTTCGACGCGGTAGGAGAAGCGCCGACCAGCGTCGTCTACAACAACGCAGGCAACACCCTCACCTGGATCGAAGCGCCGACCGCGCCCGCAGAAGAAGAGCCCGCCGCCGAGGAAGAGGCGCCGGCCGAGGAGCCGCCCGCCGGCGGTGAGGAGGCACCGGCCGAATCGGAAGGCTCTGACAGCGGCGCCGCGGACACCGAGGCCAACGGCGACGTCGCCGCCGAGGAGGAAGGGTAA
- a CDS encoding DUF1942 domain-containing protein produces MKIRKFAGAVAASAVMIGVGVVPPAWATSNIKEFGVEETLKHINGPLIGYTVTGLMPSSDPVPYPAAGRLYEATVRANALVGTVTPAPNLFNARALNGNNYRSLPPTSLSAAPIGQGGSTTGKVYFDVVGMNPNSVVFNNGFEDILGWIQPPGVAPEALAPSGGEGGGGGAEGSGGSTGPNQASPETSGGEIGGGEEGTEGGGGNLDSGGGALAPSGDTGD; encoded by the coding sequence GTGAAGATCAGGAAATTCGCGGGGGCGGTCGCGGCGTCGGCCGTGATGATCGGCGTCGGCGTGGTTCCGCCGGCATGGGCCACCAGCAACATCAAGGAATTCGGTGTCGAGGAGACCCTCAAGCACATCAACGGTCCGCTGATCGGCTACACGGTCACGGGGTTGATGCCCAGCAGCGATCCCGTCCCCTACCCGGCCGCCGGCCGACTCTACGAGGCCACCGTGCGGGCCAACGCGCTCGTCGGAACCGTCACGCCGGCGCCGAACCTGTTCAACGCCCGGGCCCTGAACGGCAACAACTACCGCTCCCTCCCGCCGACCAGCCTCAGCGCCGCACCGATCGGGCAGGGCGGCAGCACCACCGGCAAGGTGTACTTCGACGTGGTCGGTATGAACCCGAACAGCGTCGTGTTCAACAACGGCTTCGAAGACATCCTCGGCTGGATCCAACCTCCCGGGGTCGCGCCGGAGGCACTAGCACCCTCCGGCGGCGAGGGCGGTGGCGGCGGCGCCGAGGGCAGCGGTGGATCGACGGGTCCCAACCAGGCCAGCCCGGAGACCTCCGGCGGCGAGATCGGCGGCGGAGAAGAAGGCACCGAGGGCGGCGGCGGCAACCTGGATTCCGGTGGTGGTGCCTTGGCGCCCTCCGGCGACACCGGCGACTAA
- a CDS encoding AAA family ATPase encodes MAGSTHGLVLTDEFRHALELLGGGRHVFLTGKAGTGKSTLIRLFMADTDHNVVVVAPTGIAALNVDGYTIHRLFGFRPTTTLDDVRSGEYRPGRFAKTLASLQTLIIDEASMVRADVFDMVASALSRFGPEPGTPFGGVQIVLVGDLYQLPPVVTEDEAGFFSAAFTRGYETPYFFSARSFRRDDFPTVALSTVFRQLGDDRMTAILNEIREGVLLGHAQEQLNARADKDFVPPDDEFWLTLAPTNRLVTARNRQHLERLPGDELVHHARASGDLSLFDPPVEETLRFKVGAQIMMLNNDQGSRWVNGTIGRVVGVGYDRYGVVVEVEFADGSGADVTPFTWEATRPVVSGGTLTREVVGAYTQLPFKLAWAITIHKAQGQTLQRLVVDLTGGMFSTGQLYVALSRCTSLAGLVLKRPVLPKDLKTDRRIARFLRTSVSDGGARRYCAFGMLTVGDEGRMSRPRPVELAVAFDDGTAISTLVNPQRDLADARKAFGISVSDVLLAPTLREAWAVIAPMLAGCTPVGVGVDETLGLIDFELKRLGYVTVMPLGIELRGARVSGRTALERAQSALQAHARAEQEGGSSAFEEPEPAESLSGLLVSRDHSAPTPSADHLPGLSALLRVSRDVGAVVLGGATASSLHDASDTPWHAAARQSVADQLRVAASRAQLPTDVIMRLREASQYLGVEIVSESTFLQRDDIADVLVPGARICFTGTAQDDAGRIVERWEMEELAESAGLKPVKTVSKTRCEVLVTAEAGSQSGKARKASEYGKPVFTADEFLKWVAKVSTAR; translated from the coding sequence GTGGCGGGGAGTACACACGGGCTCGTCCTGACCGACGAGTTCCGCCATGCGCTCGAACTGCTTGGCGGCGGCAGGCACGTCTTCCTGACCGGCAAGGCGGGCACAGGGAAGTCGACATTGATCCGGCTCTTCATGGCCGACACCGACCACAACGTGGTGGTGGTCGCGCCGACGGGCATCGCCGCTTTGAACGTCGACGGCTACACGATCCACCGCCTGTTCGGGTTCCGCCCGACGACCACGCTCGACGACGTCCGCAGCGGCGAGTACCGGCCGGGCCGCTTCGCCAAGACGCTGGCGTCGCTGCAGACGTTGATCATCGACGAGGCGTCGATGGTGCGCGCCGACGTCTTCGACATGGTGGCCTCGGCGCTGTCCCGGTTCGGCCCCGAGCCTGGAACGCCGTTCGGCGGAGTGCAGATCGTCCTCGTCGGCGACCTCTACCAGCTGCCGCCAGTCGTCACCGAGGATGAGGCTGGGTTCTTTTCGGCGGCCTTCACGCGAGGTTATGAGACGCCGTACTTCTTCTCGGCGCGCAGCTTCCGCCGCGACGACTTCCCCACCGTCGCGCTCTCTACGGTGTTCCGGCAGCTCGGCGATGACCGGATGACCGCGATCCTCAACGAGATTCGGGAAGGCGTGCTGCTCGGCCACGCGCAGGAACAGTTGAACGCGCGCGCCGACAAGGACTTCGTCCCGCCCGACGACGAGTTCTGGCTGACGCTGGCGCCGACGAACCGGCTGGTGACCGCACGCAACCGTCAGCACCTGGAACGGCTGCCGGGCGACGAACTGGTCCACCACGCCCGAGCCTCGGGCGACCTGTCGCTGTTCGACCCGCCGGTCGAGGAGACGCTGCGGTTCAAGGTCGGCGCACAGATCATGATGCTCAACAACGATCAGGGCAGCAGGTGGGTCAACGGCACCATCGGCCGCGTCGTCGGGGTGGGCTACGACCGGTACGGGGTCGTGGTGGAGGTCGAATTCGCGGACGGCTCGGGCGCCGACGTGACACCGTTCACCTGGGAGGCGACGCGTCCGGTGGTCAGCGGCGGCACGCTGACTCGCGAGGTGGTCGGCGCCTACACGCAGCTGCCGTTCAAGCTCGCGTGGGCGATCACCATTCACAAGGCTCAGGGGCAGACGCTTCAGCGCCTGGTGGTCGACCTCACCGGTGGGATGTTCTCGACGGGTCAACTGTATGTGGCGTTGAGTCGCTGCACGTCGTTGGCGGGCCTGGTGTTGAAACGCCCTGTGCTGCCGAAGGATCTGAAGACCGACCGGCGCATCGCACGGTTCCTGCGGACCTCGGTCAGCGACGGCGGCGCGCGGCGCTACTGCGCGTTCGGGATGCTGACGGTGGGTGACGAGGGCCGGATGTCGCGGCCGCGGCCGGTCGAACTGGCGGTCGCGTTCGACGACGGCACGGCGATCTCCACGTTGGTGAACCCGCAGCGGGACCTGGCGGATGCGCGGAAAGCATTCGGCATCAGCGTGTCCGACGTGTTGTTGGCGCCGACGCTGCGGGAGGCGTGGGCGGTGATCGCGCCGATGCTCGCGGGTTGCACGCCGGTGGGTGTCGGGGTGGACGAGACGCTCGGGCTGATCGACTTCGAGCTGAAGCGGCTTGGCTACGTCACGGTGATGCCGCTCGGCATCGAGCTGCGTGGCGCACGCGTGTCGGGGCGGACGGCGCTGGAGCGCGCACAGTCGGCGCTGCAGGCGCACGCTCGCGCCGAACAAGAGGGTGGCTCGTCGGCGTTCGAGGAACCCGAACCGGCAGAGTCGCTTTCGGGTCTGTTGGTCAGCCGGGACCACTCGGCGCCGACGCCTTCCGCCGATCACCTGCCGGGGCTGTCGGCACTGCTGCGGGTCAGCCGCGATGTCGGCGCAGTGGTGTTGGGCGGAGCAACGGCGTCATCGTTGCACGATGCCTCTGACACACCGTGGCACGCCGCGGCCAGGCAGTCGGTGGCCGATCAGCTGCGGGTGGCCGCGTCGCGCGCGCAGCTCCCGACCGACGTGATCATGCGGCTGCGGGAGGCGTCGCAGTACCTGGGCGTCGAAATCGTCTCGGAGTCAACGTTTCTGCAGCGAGACGATATTGCCGACGTCCTGGTCCCGGGAGCGCGCATCTGTTTCACCGGGACGGCACAGGACGACGCGGGCCGCATCGTCGAACGCTGGGAGATGGAGGAGCTGGCGGAGTCGGCGGGGTTGAAGCCGGTGAAGACGGTGTCGAAAACCCGCTGCGAGGTCCTGGTCACGGCGGAGGCGGGCAGCCAGTCGGGCAAGGCGCGCAAGGCGTCGGAGTACGGCAAGCCGGTGTTCACCGCGGACGAGTTCCTGAAGTGGGTGGCGAAGGTGTCCACCGCGCGCTGA